The genomic window AAACACAAATGTAGCAGTTTACACAAAAGCAGTTCTGGCATAattcctgcttccttcccctgTCTGGGGCTTCTCATTCCCTTCTAAGTTAAATACCCCAGGACCAAGACTCCCTTCCTGTGtgtgtcttaaggtggaccaggccagataccTGAAGCTGGTCTCTTAAGGTGATCTATGACTCCTTGCTATATACTCTTGTATACTTCCTGGATATGTGGAGGGTACTGCTTTCTTACTTGAAGGTCACTAATGCCTTCCTGAGGTCAGAtagtctgttcattttgtttaGCAGCCATCAAAAAGGGACATGGGGTCGAAGGCATCCATTCCATTGTGAGGTGGATTAAGGATACAATTGCCTTGGCCTATTTTGGAAAGGGTACAGAGGGATTGAAAGCACACTCGACTAAGagtgcaggccttgtcttgtgtAGAGTGCAGGCtagtctctccgcaggagatctgCAAGTCCGTGACATACATTTCATTGCACTTGTTTGTCAAACATTATAGGTTGGACCTGCACACCAAAGAGGATGTGGTCCTTGGAAGCTACTCTGGCTTCTTACCACTTGGGTTAAGCACTGCTTTGGTATGTACCACGCATCTgcactggtctggcaggatgataaggaaggtgGAATTAGGTGTATTTGTTAATGTCCTGAGAGACTAGTCCAGAATCCATCCAGGAGCTATAGCAAGAGAATTAGTAAGTCAGGGTATTATAGGAGATGAAAATATACTTATCtacataatataataaatattaataaaggtAGTCTTCAGTGACTTTTTACTGAGTAGATTAAAGGAGGGCTCCAGAAAAGGAAGATCAGGAGgacctgtttattgtatttggaTGAGTATATtgttatggctgccggccgcGGTGGTCCGGGACCGGGGCCGAAGACTTACCTGAGGCGTCGGGCCGCATCTGGGTATCCCGCAGAAACAGGCAGGTCTCTTTAGCACTGTCGCTGCGGCTGCTGGGCCCGGCCGCATGGCTCCCTTCTCGGCCGGGCTGACTCTTCCCCCTCTGGCCTTCCTAGAGCCGCGCGCATGGCAGAAACtttacatttaaaggggccacgacaggaaatggtcgcggctcctccctgtggactcCACCTTCCAGTTGGCTATTttaggcaaggtctgctcctcagaccttgccttggcttcttggcccTTAGTTGGTGTGTTCCTGTGCTCCGAGTTACTGTCTTCTCAGTTACTGGCTCTACTTCTCTCCCAGTTGGTCGGATTCCTTTGGACTGTActtttggatcggcttccgaccattcttcaggctttgacccttggcccggcttctgaccattcttcaggctttgacccttggaccggcttctgacccttggaccggcttccgaccattcttcaggctttgacccttggaccggcttccgaccattcttcaggctttgacccttggaccggcttctgaccattcttcaggctttgacccttggaccagcttctgacccttggactggcttctgaccattcttcaggctttgacccttggaccgattTCTGACCATTCTCTGAGCTTCGGCTCCTGGACTGACTTTCGACCTGCTGggggcgcctgcatccagatctcttctctgtcttccaagggtccacctgagtccagcctcgccttccgacggtagggacctgagAGGGTTTTACTCTCTTAGGTagtgccaactctacctcggaccaagggtccaccttcagaagCATAACATATATAAACTTTTTTATTTGAGGGATTAATTCTAATATATTTGTCACTTGGGCAGGAGGTTACTGCCAAGTTTTCCTTCTATACTGGGCTATATAGAGGATATGCTATCTAGGTAAAattgtgttctctgcctccatctgctgttgACTGAgcataacccatgcatctggagtAGTCTGTCAGGATTTAAGAAAAGGAGATTAACAAGTACATCTACATTTCACCTTATGCAGTTTCCCCGAGAGCACTGATTTCAAGGAATACACAGAGGCTGGCTCGGTGGTATTGCTGCGCCTGTCAAGCACATGAGTTAAATGCTTGAGGCAGGTCTTTTGTTCTCTGGGTGATCAGGGGTAAGAGGAGGGAGCCAGGTCCTGTCTAAAAGTGACACATAGTGACTGGATTTAGGGCTTATGATTCCAGGGTTTTGGAAGTAGCTCTGGTGTGTGGCCCCCAACCAAGGACTGTTGCTGTTAAGACGGGATGTAAAATGAGAGTTTATGGCAGCATGCCTTAATGGAGGCCAGTTCTGAGTGAGCTTGAAAGCGTAAAGAAATCCAGAGgtaactgccaggtcaaaaaaataaaagaactgcACAGATTTGTTTCAGactttcctttcttcctttttaaCTATATTGCAAATcctttataaattatttttgccattagaagaaaaaaaaaactttaaagacTGGATCATcactaactctctctctctttttttttttttttattctctctctttctgcttttACTTAGGCTCTAACCCTCTGTGGTTATTTTGAAGCAGAGAAGATGAATTTCAGTGGGAAAAAGGTGATCGAGctgggagctggaacaggaattgTGGGGATCCTGGCAGTGTTACTGGGTAGGTGCGGCTCAGGTACGCAGTTTAAATGCCCCACTGGTGGATGGATGGGAGGGTGTAGGTGTGTCACTGTCCATAGGAGGAAAGGAGCGTAGAGTTCAGGTGCCTTTCCCAGAAATGTGATCACCAGAAACATACTAGGCACATCGTAAGGAAATCCATAGCAGTCAAGTGGACAAAAGGCAAAAGTCCCTATAAAAAATTATGCCTGAAAAGTGTGTCCATTCTGGTTATCCCTCCATGTCTTGAATACTTCAAACCCTTGTGTGGTAAGTAATGTGTTCTTTGTAAAcaaacttttttgttttgttgattaaAGTCAAACCAAATAGTAGCTGGAGTTTGCaaggagagaacattgcagaatTAAAGCAGTGAAATGTGGGGCTGTTAGTTGGATATGCGTGGTGGCTTTTTATTAAGCGGGAGAACTCCCAaaggggcctgattttaaaaaccaaaacaaaactgggttttactggagcaaatgtacttttgaaaatttgctacgATAGATGCCAGTGAATTgaccataggatttacttgcgcAAGTGCACTTGACTGACTTTTGAAAATAACTACattagtagttacatttacacgcgtatctccttttgaaaattacccctttagtGCAGGTGGCCAGCGTCCTGCATGAGCTGATGGAGTGGCTAAGCTACAAGGTGACTGGGAGATGTTGGAGAAGCTTTTATACAGTTGTCACTGGCTAACAGATAAAAAGAGAAGCATAAATATGAAatgctttttattattattatttttgtggtgttccttttttttattttattgcttatgTTACCACAGAGGACTTCTCTGCTTACTCATTcccatccagctctcatcagggCAGGGAGTCCCTACTGCATgacctctgcctctctctcttttttttttgccatctatCATCAGGGAGCCCGTCCGCAcagcctctctcttcctcttctgagGTGCACTGTCTTCATTTCTTACAGGAGGAAATGTGACGATCACAGATCTCCCTCACGCCCTGAAGCAAATCCAAGAAAACGTGCTGAGCAATGTCCCCTACCATTATCCAGCACAGCCACGCGTCTGTGCCCTGGCCTGGGGCCAAGACCAGGACAGTTTTCCCACAGACTATGACTTCATCCTGGGGGCAGACATTGTCTATCTGAAGGAGACCTACCCCTTGCTAATCAGGACGTTGCGGCACCTCTGCGGCTCACAGTGCACCATATATCTCTCCTCAAAAATGCGCCAGGAGCATGGGACTGTCAGCTTCTATGAGGAAATCCTTCCACAGCACTTTCTGTCTGAGCTGGTATACAGAAACGATAGTGAAAATGTCAATATTTACAGAGTCACACGAAACGGCTaacagctgagagagagagcgagagcttcTCTCCTTATCCTTCGCATCCAGCTCTTATCAGGAAGTCGACATATGGAGACTTTCATCTTAAGAAAATAAGTGCAAtgccaaggtccatcaagcacggGGTTCTGTCTCTTGACAGTTTCAAGTCACCTGGCAAATCCTCAATAGTTGATCTACTGCTTGCATTTCACTTCCACGGCTAAACactgactttcccaagtctaccaggctaataactgtttatggatttttccttcaggaacttgtccagtccttTTGAAGCCCACTGTGCGAGTTGCTTTGATTGCATACTTTGGCAACACATTCCATAGCTTGATAGTGCGCTAAGTGAAAAAAAagcttcctatgatttgttttatatctgacggttgttagtttcatggagtgtcccctaatccagGTGGtggtgtttgaaagggtaaataaccattccctatttacctgttcctccccactcatgattttataaatttcaattatatcccctctcagtagtctgttttccaaactaaagagcccAAATCTACTTAACCTTTCTCCAAAAGGAAGCTTTTCATTTCCCCTTCTTTCTGTcaccttctttgtactttttctatgtccgctatgtcttttttgagatgagccaaccagaactgtacacagtactcaagatgtggtcacaccatggatctatacaaagatATGATATTATCACTTTTGTTCTCTAggcttttccaaataattcctaacatgttatttgcctttttgaccactgtCACAcattgagccaaagatttcaaggtgttgtccacaaggattccaaggtccttttcccgagtggtgactcctaatatggacctcaacattgtgtacctgtagttggaattatttttccctacgtgcattacTTTCCTATTGTCCACATTAAGTTGCATCTGCTGtttaaatgcccagtctcctagtctcacaaggtccttctgcagttcctcacaatctgctgctgtttaaacaacttgaaacaattttgtatcCGCTGCAATTTTTGGTCATATCACccattcctttttccagatcatttatgaatatccTATATAGCACAGGTCTCAGCACAGACTAGAGACGTGcgttcatttaaaatgaattagataatttcaacgaaattgtctaattcgtcatggttcgggaGTGTTCCGAAACAAaggaaatttttccaaaattttggaaaaattcgtATTCtgtgttagtatgcactaacacaAGATTCTGGAACCACGAAAAAAAATCCCCGAACTgcggaaaaaaacaaaattatgtgTGGGGGACCTGAACCGaaccacaaacaaacaaaaaaaaaaaagatacacatctctacccctgaggcactccactaatgacctttctccatttggaaaactgacctaCCCTCTGTGTCCTGTCTTTTATCCGGTTACCAATCcaaaataggacactgcctccgatcccatgacctgccaatttcctgaggagtttctcatgatggactttgtcaaattccttctgaaaatccaaatatgctataTCAACCAGCTTGCTTTTATGTGCATTCTCatttacatctttaaaaaaatctaataaattggtaaggcaagacgtCCTTTgccaaaaccatgttgactctcccctattaaactatgtctgtcaatgtggtcagtaattttgtttttaggaataatttctaccatttttcccagcaccatTGTCTGGCTCACTGGTTTTATAGTTTTCCCGATCATCCCTGGAGTCTTATTAAAAATTGGCTTCACATTGGCCACCCCCCAATCTTCTGgtatcatggctgttttaaataagTACATAATAACATATGATttgtcatactaggtcagaccaaaggtccatcaagcccagtatcctgtttccagcagtggccaagccaggtcacaggtacctggtaggatcccaaaagatgaatagattccatgctgcttatcccagggataagcagtggatttcttcaataatggtttatggactttttctccagggaaccagctacactaacaattttcaccatgtcctctggcaatgaattccagagcttaattatatattgagggaacaaatattttctcttattttaaatgtactacttagtaacttcattccATGTACCCTAGTcgttgtactttttgaaagagtaaacaactgatttatgtTCACTTGTTCCATTCcgcttatgattttatagacctctatcgtatctcccctcagtcgtctcttctccaagctgaagagccctaacctctttagcctttcctcacaggaatcattccatctcctttatcattttagttgcccttctctgtagctttttttgtaattctgctattttttatttttttttttgatacagTGACTAAAAGTAGACGCTATACTCAacacatggagcgatatagaggcattatgatattctctgttttattctccattcctttcctaataatccctagcattctacttgctttcttggctgctgccgcacactgagcagaagatttcaatgtattacaatgcatagatccttttcctaagtgtgactcctaatgtggaaccttgtattgtatAACTGTATTTTAGATTGCTCTTTCCTTTGTGTATAACTTTGCACTTCTTCacgttaaatgtcatctgccatttgcgtgcccaatctcccagtcttgcaaggtcctccagtttctcacaatcctcttgggattaatttagtgtcatctgcaaattttatcacatccctcgttgttcccatttccaggtcatttataaatatgttaaaaagcagtggtcctagaacagatccctggggtacttcactattcacctttctccattaagaaaattgatcatttatcCTTatgctctgttttctatcttttaactaaatcctaatccacagtaggacattacctcctatcccatgactttttaacttcctcagaagtctgtcatgagggactttgtcaaactttttctggaaatccagatgcactatatcaactgtctcaccttttatccatgtttatttacatcttcaaaaaaatgtcGCAGATTGttaaggaaagtcttgcctcagcaAATCCATGCcggctttatcccattaaactatgactatttatatattcagtaattttgttttttatgatagtttctatcattttgcccagcactgatgtcaagctcatgggtctgtagtttcctggatcaccctggaaccctttttaaaacttggcattatgttggcaactctccagtcttcaggtactatagatgatTATAAAGATAGTTTATAAATTTCTAATAgtatgtctgaaatttcagtttttcactttttttaaacactattcaaggtgatttgctattctttagcttgtcaatttgctgccttatatcttccaggttcattgagatttgtttcaaatTATTTGAATTGTCACCATTAAAGAtcttttctggcatgggtatctcccttatcttcctcagtaaagaatgAAGCAAATAAtgtatttagtctctctgctatggctttttcttccctaagtgccccttttaccctttgatcatctagtggtccaactgactctgcCTTCTGTGTCAAATATACCTGaagtttttattaagagttttgcaagcttcttttcaaattctctctttgcttttcttatcaatgctttgcatctaccTTGCCAGTGcatatgctgtttcctgttttcttcatttggatcccctttttcagttttgaaagatgtttttagctattatagcctctgtaacctcaccttttaaccatggcaATAGTTATtcagccttctttccaccttttgtaatgcatggaatacatctgttctgggcttccaagatggtatttttaaacaacatccatgcctgctGCAAACTCTTGACTGctccttctttcagttttttcctatttgtaACCCTACGCTGGGTCACTAACAAGCTTCATGTGTTCTAAATGTTTCTGGAAGGTTCGTGCTATCCAAGGTTCACCCTGCAAGCATCCTCTGTATTGGGATGAGGTAATGTTTGTTTGAAGAGTGAGAGATGCATGAAGATGATTAGGATGATGTATAGGGAAGGTATTTTCTTTACACAGGGAATAGTTTGTGAAAAGCTATTTAGGATGCTGTTAGAGGCATCTTCAAAAAACAAGAAGAGTGAGGAGTATTTTGGAGTGCAAGGGCTCCTGAGCTTTAAGCAGTCTGAAGCCCCTGAAATTATTGAAGAGTTCCGATAGGATTTCCTCCCTCTGGATGACTAAGAGAAAGGGTGGAATTCCTGCTGGAGAAGCTTCAGGAAAAAGAATAGTTTGCTACTGTTGGCGCAATGCTGCCCTGAAGGCATTGGGGCTGAAGTTTGCCTGTTGAGATTTATTCTGCAAAGAAATACTGGAAGAAGTGTTTGCTATTATTTGAGTTTCCTGAACTATAAGCCACTGCTATCATTTGAAGAACCATTTTTCTTGAAACTCTGCCTGATTTTCAGttaaatttacaaaataaattctTCTGTTTTGGAGCCAACTAAAAGGGTGGACAGTGGACTTTGGGTTTTGGTTAAGTCGTCCCTTGAGCCTCCCAGAGACAGTCTGGTCCCCAATTGGCAATCCCTGGTGGACTTTCCTTGTTCTAAGGGTTGCAGCAGTGatactcacatccctctgcagCTCTGAAGGTGACTCCAAGGAAAAAGGGGgttaaacattttcattttatcataatctcctttttgaaagttaaatgctatcgcaGTAGACTTTCTTAGTGTCCTTCCTCCAATTAGCACGccagatttgatcatgttatgatgactattgccaagcggccccaaaAGCATTACTTTTcacaccaaatcttgtgttccactaaggactaggtacCTCTCAAATAGCTGCcctattctttagtctgtcaatctgatttattacatcctccagtttcacaatgATTTAGTTTAGTCACTCAGTCACCACcatcaaaaaaaaagtttccattgTGGGAATGATCCCAACAtcatcctcagtaaagacagaggctgTTTCCTTGTCATCCCTGACCGCCTCCtaccctcggtcatctaatggctCAATTGACTCCCTCATAAGCCTCTTTGCTTcagatgtacctgaaaaagtttctATTACTTGTTTAACCTCTGTGGCaagcttttcagattttctcttagcctgtttaatttctttttttatatctaACTTCCTTATGCTGTTCCCTATTTTTCCCATTTCATCCATTTTTTGAGTGACGCagttttggctttaattgcctctttcatctcacttctAAACCACACCAGCAGTCGTTTCGCTTTCCTTCACTCTCTTTTTAGTACacggaatacattttgtctgggcctcaaggattttaattttaaacaatgtccacgcttcCTACAAGTTTTACCCTTGGGGGGGAAAAAACTAAAGGGAATTCGCAACACATTTGCTCATAGattccctttttatagttaaatgatgctgcagtagttttccttagtattaaTGCCTCTAGTGATTATTTCAAATTAAATTTACATTATGATCAATGTTGTCAAGTGGATCCAGCAACTTTATCTCTTGTTCTTTGTTTCACTGAGAACCAGGTCTAATATAGTTTGTACCATGACAAACTACTGCATGAAACAGTCgctggcatctaggaacttttgCCTCCATTGCATGTGGCACTTATGCTGTTGACACTTGCATAATGTAAATCTCCTAATttattgtgttgcccattttactagccagtctaatctgttagcattttgcagtctgtttcctcatcctggccagaCGGGGGGTAATGTATATCCACTAttatactcttcccttttaccttgcaatttctatccataaggattccagtgcagtttgtttcttgtaaaaattttattctgctttactctatgccattcttaacatattgttgcgaccgtcgctgcctgacttctccactccgcccaccttaccgcattggcgactccctccggggttgatggaaggctggctgccgcggcgtctttcaGCCGTCCTCATCCAGCGGCcctgcctcaagtaccagaagtggtgcgaacctcaggggcgtccccctgagatgacgtcatacacttcagatatttaaaggtctctgaattgctaacaactcgaatTAGCAAGGATAACTGATAAGGATAAGGATTCGTTTTAtctacactactctgcctcctcggactaaccaggggtacccgctcctcgggggcctcgctctctctcttactttgtagcttgcagtctggaaccagtactcgctcctcgaggcccctcgttcctggacttcttcggaattcacttctgtctggaagtcatcgctgcctactacatctgtgagttaccatcgctctctcagagctttccctggaaccaggtactcgcctaattcattccagctcctgggcttctatgagacattgtgtgagtgttaccatcaggttctgtccatgaactctgcataccctgcctactcactaatatttcagtttctctacagctcagcctccagggatcgctgttccagtatctgagagactacagcccagcctggcattccagctcactactgccacctctggtggttcagtatactgtctaataaaagaactagtgtgtgtctgtctcctaactctgagcctgaccggtggtccctctcgggttgttccaaggatccacccacaactctcctaaataataacacatATAGTGCCCCCTACACCATttttatctgccctgtcatgttgatataatttgtaccctggtatcacactgtcccattggttatcctccttatATCAGGTCTCCAAGATGTCTGTCTATATTTTCCTTTAGCGTCATACATTGACTCTccagtctgaaaaataagacttctgcattcacatatacacattttaaagtaggtttatttgcctttctatttttatatgtgcCTACAGCCTGCTTATTGTCAAGTCTGTAAAGGTTGTAGCGGTTAAATGTTCTActgtttaaactgttatatgtaaagcctgttgctaatttgtttcactgtaaacagaggtgatgtataattatacgtaccgcggtataaaagaatctataaataaataaaataaataaagtaataaaccagtttggagtcatttttatctgaatgatctgtatttaaatacatctaggcttttttttttttgccagtatcctttgaagatacctccctccaaaccatgcactgctttttaactgttggctttcccccatgttctagtttaaaacctgTTCTATCTCTGGTTTAAAAGTTAatgctagcagcctggttccactctagtGAAGGGGAAGTCCGTCATGTTAGAATAGGCTCCCACTTTCCCAGCCTGTCTCTTACAGGAAGTCTTCTTGCACAgcattttctctttctcctttccaggAGGTTATCACTCATGGACTTTCTCCTTATGccttttccattcctctcttgATTTCCATAGCCTTTGTCCTGCTATGTCATATTTTCCTGCCAATGAATTATCAAAAGGCACCAAAGATGTTTAAGAAGGATCCTTATAATGCTAATATAGA from Rhinatrema bivittatum chromosome 3, aRhiBiv1.1, whole genome shotgun sequence includes these protein-coding regions:
- the EEF1AKMT3 gene encoding EEF1A lysine methyltransferase 3, which translates into the protein MEDVFPRDERALFSDTYTEESRYQFCGRELTISQTFGARLGVAAPVWEAALTLCGYFEAEKMNFSGKKVIELGAGTGIVGILAVLLGGNVTITDLPHALKQIQENVLSNVPYHYPAQPRVCALAWGQDQDSFPTDYDFILGADIVYLKETYPLLIRTLRHLCGSQCTIYLSSKMRQEHGTVSFYEEILPQHFLSELVYRNDSENVNIYRVTRNG